The following nucleotide sequence is from Desulfobacterales bacterium.
CTTCTTATATGTCGCTTTAAAAGAAGACACCCGGTCGAACACGATAAAAATTTCAGGTCTAATATATAAAAAATTCCTCAGCCATTTTTCAACTCGTGGCGTCCTCGCGCGATAATCACCGGAACCGGTCTTGCTATTGGTGTATGCAGATGTCACATCGCCGAGGACATGCACATAGGTCTTGTTCATCGAAATGGTTACGATATCCCCCATTTCATAATCATCCACACTTTTCATCCACGCTGCCAGATGGTCGGGGGAATTGTTGTAACCGCCTGAACCCACCCTACGTTGCCCGCCGTCGTTGGGCAACTTCCATTTGGAACTCGTGTCCACATCAAGCGGGTCGGTTACGGTTATGCAATTATGAGCTATGGTTTGCATCTGGTATTTCATATGATGATCGCTGCTGTACCCGGCGGTATAAGAGCCGCTATCGATAGCAAGCGCACCTCTTCGGTAAAGGGTGAAAGTCCCGGAATCAAAATGCTGATGACTCCAGTAATTGTCACCGACTTTGAACGTGCCATAAACATCATCTTCACTCCATCCACCCCTCATCGTTACAAGACCGATACCTTTAAAATGGCGATGGAGAGGGAGATTGCTTACATCGGCCATTATCGGTACAGGAGAAACTTTTTCATACCACGGCCACACACAATCAGTCCAATTTGATTTCTCATCAAACCCTTTCCCATTCGTGAGCCACCAAATTCCGTATGGATTGGCGTAAATAGCGGCTAACGCACACATCCCCTTGAACCTAGAAAGCGAGGCATCGTTTATATCGCCCAACCTAAGCGGCGTCATGTCAGGACGCGTGGTATATATGGGGTAGTAGATCAATTCTTCCAGCCATTTGTTTTGTTGAAACAAATCATTACCGGTTGCGTATCCCCATGCGTGCAATGCCGGGGCAACAACTCTCCCGACGCCCACATGCAAGTATTCGATCCCCTCATGCCAACCGCCCCCGTCACCCATAATCTGCTTCCAAACAGGAAGATATATATCCAATAGTACTTTCTTTGCGAACCGGATAAGATTCTCACTGTCAGGGTGATCGGGGTAGCTGACAATCGCACCCACGACGAAACTGTAGCCTATCCGCACATATCCGACGTCATTATAAGGGCTTATCCGATGCTTTTTATAATATTCAACGGCGAACTTCGTATATCTCGTAATCCTCTCCAAAAACTGTTTCCTGGTTTCGTTATCAAGGTCATTATAGGCCCAATCATATGCCAACGACAGTTCGTTAATTTTATTAAACACGGAACCCGGCAGATCCGCATTCACAAGTTGCTTGATCTTCACCAAAAGGGCCGGTTCCTTTGTTGCAAGATACACCAGCAAAAGCTCGCGAACATCCTTATATTGTTTTTTGCGGTGTATATTATAGTGCTTCTCCAACAATTCCGGGAACTCGGGGTGTGGCAGCCGGGGATGCTGCAACCGGTAGTTATCACCGACCAACCGTTCATCCACGGTCATATGATTATCGGCGTTAGCGGCTTCTGGAAATAGCCCACAAAACACAACGACCAATACCAATAAAATTTTCAATATATTTAAGCCCTATTCTATATAAGCCCCCATGAGATCAAAAAGGGGCCGACGGCTGGCACATCTCCCGAATCTTTTACGCCTTCACCATTATCCTCTTTTTAACCTTCTCACGGTCAAATTCATCCGCAAACCTTTTCACATGTTCAGGATTGAAATTTTCAATTCTATAATTTTTTAGATTTATCCTACCATAGGTATTTCCGATTTTTTGCCATAGGCGCATTAAAAGAAATACCAACTTATCATATAACATATGGCTCTTGATCCCCTCGATTCGGGATATGCCGGCCAACAGTTCCGCGCCAGCCCAATAAAACTTCCGCAGGCTTAATTTTTTTTTGTGAAAAAGAGCGTTATATTTTTTTTCGATTAATATTTGGCCCAACCCGATTCTGTATCTTTGTTTTAGCAGTGAAAAAAGCGAGGGCTCACCATATTCCCAGACAACGGCATTTTTATCGAAAACGATTTTATAGTCCGAAAGCATTAAAATTCTGTAGCATATTTCAACATCCGCGGCTTTGAAAAACGCTTCATCGAAAAAGCCCAATTTTTCAAAAACACTCCTTCTGAATGACGCGTTGGCACCGTCGGCATAGGGTAAGAAAGGAAGCGACACTCTCTCAGCCGCGTACATCGGCGACATGTAATTTACCCTATCTTGGAATTCAATCACTCTGTTTTTGGGATATTTAATTAGCCTGATTTCCCCGGCAACACATCCAACCTCAGGGTTTTCAAAAGATTTGACAATAGAACGTATCCAATCCGGATCAGCAATGCATGATATATCGGTTGAGCATATGATATCCCCACGTGCCATCTCCAATGCTTTATTTAGAGCTCGTGACCGGCCCTTTTTCCTGATTAATCCGACATTAATTCCTCGATTTGACAGTTTTTGAAACGAGTTGTCACTGGAGCCGTTATCCACCGCAATGATTTCATAGCTATCCTCTGGATAAGTTTGCTCTTTTAAAGCATTCAGGCAAACATCGATGTGTTTTTCCGCGTTTAGCACAGGTATAATCACAGATACATAAGGGTATGGCATCATAATAACTCGACCGTTCGGGTAAGGGGTTTTAGGCTGAAAGCCATCGACAGGCATAACACAAGGAGTTTCTAATATTATCCTGCATGATCCGACAAAAAGGAAGGGACATTTAGGCAATACATTTGACGGCTGCCTTCATGGGTGGAATCAATACAAATCTGACGACCGTCCTGGCGCCATCTCGGGTGAAGGTCGCAGCGCACCGATCCCCTGGCCTTATCGCATGACCAGAAGGAATTTAGTACATATTTGTTGTTGGGATTAAAAAAATCAAAAATGAACAGAATTTGCTTTCGATACGAATTTGGATAAGTGTCAGTTAAAATGTACCGGCCATTCGGCGAAAGGGTGCAATGACCATCACCACTCGCTATCGCTGCTGGGACTTCACACCGGATGCTCCCTTTACTATCGACTACCTGGTAGCAATCGTATCTTTCACCGCTTGCGTAAACGATTACCTGGTTTTCGTCAATCCAGTCATAATGACTCACCATGCCCGTATCAAGCATACAGCTCAGCTCGTCGCCGTCGGCCCGCGCACAGTAAAGGCGAGACCGGTGTTTACCATCCTTGATGCGCCAGCGGTGTAAAAACGCAAATCTCTCGCCATTTGGGCTTACCTGTATATGATTGACCCAATGGTAGGTATTCCGCATCGAATTCGATATATTGAATTCCGATAACACTTTCAGGGGTACAATCAGCCGGGAACTGTCAGTTTCTAAATCTATCAGAAAAACGCCGTCTTCCTTCGGTGCATGACTGTCGGCAAAAGGGTCTGGAACACCAGCGTAACCATAATCCGGTCTCAGGTTCGCCAAGCGCGAAAAATTAAGGCTGTATGCCTGCTTTCCGTTTGGATGCAGCGCATAAACCGGTCTATCAAAACGAGAGATCTCCCCCTGGTCGATATGCTGCATAATGCTGATGAAACGGTCTTTCTGTCGGCTATTGAAAACAAATACCTTTGTGTCATCCTTGGGAAACCATTGGAGCATAGCGCCCTGCTGATAATTCCATGCCATGCTGTCCGCCAAGGGGTGAAAATCCCCCCCGTCTGCGGGCACGATGCCAATTTTGCACTTTTCACCGGACTTTGGCATGGAAAATCCCTGGTCCGCGGCATGCGCAAGCAGAAATCGAAAATCACCGGACCAGGGGCTTTTGTCATAATAGCCGAAAAAATGATGCATAGGCCCTGTTGTCAACGCAAGCGGTGGCACGGCGCATCTTCCCACTTTAAGCAGCCGATAGAGGACCGGTGCGGAAAAATACAGGGAATTTTCGAGGTAATTGGTAAGCGCATTCCGAATCCGCCAAGGTACCATGGGCGTTGAGAGTAACCTGTCAATAATCACGACACCCCCCGTAAGAAGCGCTTCTTCTCAAGCATACCCATAATATTTTGCGATATCGGCTGTTTTGAGATTGGTTTTGAGTTTTTCCATGAAACCAAGCTTCATAAGATCATCGGTTTTCCCTTTGGGCCGGGACCGGCTGAAAAAATCATGGCGCACGCCGCGAATGCCGAGGTAATCGAAAAGCGCGCTCCTTTTTTGGGTGTCGGCAACCAGATCCTCATACCGAATATGAAATCCGAAATCAGCGTCCTTAAAGCTTCCCGCCGTCTTAATCCATTGGGCAATATAAATATCCAATGCTTTTCTATCCGTTGGATGGTCCATCCACTTATGCCGCTTGATGGACAACATACAGGCAACCGGATTGCGCACGAGGAAAATAAAGCGTGCTTCCGGAAACAGGGTTCGCATAAAAAGGGCTGTCTCCAATCCGGAACGAACCTTTTTCACGCCCCAACGCTGGTAACCCAAGTCTGTCGTGCTTTGGGCATACAGTTCATCAATAAACCGCCTGAACCCGCGCATAATGGTCTGCTGGGGGGGATTGATGCAGGGAATCCACAAATGCGCCCTGTTTTCCCCGGCAGCTAAAAATGATTCCCTCTGCTGGTTCCCGTTACCACCGAAGCCAAATCGAAAGCGATCCCCGCCGGCACCGAGCATCTGACGGTATCCTTCCGAAGCTAAAAACAGATAATCCAGGGCGCCTCCGGTTTCACCCCAAACCATTATTTCGCCGCTTTCAATTAGGATTCGCTGTAAAAGCGTGCTGCCGCTTCGATGGCCGCTACAAAAAAGAAAAACCGGAGACCGATCGCGGCTGTTCATCCTTCCCCCTTCAATCCGCGCCAGTCCGCCAGCTGCCGATAGGCTTTTAACGGCATTAAGGCGGGAAGCGCGTATTTCCAATCTTTACTCGTGATCATTCGGCGCTTTACGGCATACCTGAACATTTCGTGGGCAGCCTGAATATCCCCTTCCCACAGGCATCGATAGGTGCGTTTCAGATAAGCGCCCGCGCAATATTCACGAATTCGATCAGGACCCAATGCGGTTGCAATATCCGGAAAATCCGACAAGAAGCGCTCTTTTACCAACAAATTAAAATAACCGCTACGGGCTTGATTCGAGGTCACTTGCCCGTGGGAGTGGAATCGATAAAAAGCCAATACTTCAGGGACCAAACAGATGGGATTCGTGCCGGCCACTCTCAGCCAGAGGTCATAATCTACACAAGCTTGGTACGCAGTGTTAAATGCCGGTTCGGGCAGGTAATCTCTTTGGACCAACGCCGCATGTATCGGCCACAAAGCTGAAAATCGAAACAGGCTGTGTAACTTTTGATCGTTTTCATAATCCGGCGGGATAAAAGGCTCCCCCGGCTTATTGCCGACGCGTTGCCAACCGCAATACGCAATGGCCGCTTTTTTCTCGACTATTTCCGCCAGCATCAACTCGACAAACCGGTGGTCCCAATAGTCATCGCAATCTAAAAATGCGATATAGCGGCCAGTAGAATTGGCGATTCCCGAATTTCTCGCCGATGAATGTCCTTGGTTTTTTTGGTGCACGGGTTTTATTTTCTTCCCGTACCCCGCCATAATGCCTGCCGTATTATCTGTCGAGCCGTCGTTGACCACAACGATTTCAATATTCGCGTAGGATTGATGCAATACCGAATCAATGGCATCACGGAGAAAAACTTCACCGTTGAAACAGGGAATAATTACGGACACCAATGGCATATCCATTCAAAAAATCCTTCGGCAAAAACACTTCATAAAAGCAAACATCGGGGTTACTTTCCTTTAATAATGCGGGATAGAACGAAGCGGCTATTCAAGCCGGTGTCTTTTTCATATACCAGCAAGCACTCGCCATTCGGACCGGATGCCAGCGCTGGATTCGCCACACTGCTTCCGGCTCGTTGTTCGCTTTTATCCAACCACAAGCTTTTGTTCATAAATTTATTCGCTGAAACATCATCGGCTGGGTTGTAATAATTGAGGAGAATGGCCGAATGGGGGGTGGGCGGATCAGCCGTACGCCACCCGAACTCCATCGACAACAACGCATATTTGCCACTCCATGCCATCGCCGCCTGAAAAGGGGAAATCTGCCCTTTTCCTACAGCGTATCCTTTTTCAAGCGTTTCATGGGGGAAAAAAAGGTTGCCCCGCTTATCTTTTTCCGCAAAAGTGAGGCGTTGGGGCCATTTTCCCCGCACCTCAACAAAAGAAAGGGTCGGTTCGCAGTTCCAACCGCCTATCCAATGATTGAAAGCCACGCCCCACCCCTTGACTGTGCCTATAATGCCGGGTTTATCCACAACCCAGGAACCTTCAAACACCAGGGGACGTTCAAGCAATTTTCCGGAAGAGGGGTCAAGCGCCAGCATTGCCGCCTGGGTTTTACCAAATTTTCCGGCTTCAATCCGATAAGCGACCGCACACTCATTCCCACGGCAGGCAATGGATGGATTCCCCCTTGAATTGAGATCAGCCCACCAATACTCATCATCCCCCAGCCATTTCCCGTTTTCGGGCAGGACTTTTTGAATGTTATCGGGTGATTCACCATCCAGAAAAATACCTTCCGGGTCGATGCAAGCGCCGGCATCGCTCACCCTTGCCCCAACCAAACTGTAAACGGGATAATTTCTGGCATCCATCCAAACAACAAAATAGTTGCCCTTGCCGTACGATACGGATGGCCGGGCCTGGTTGCCGGATTTTGTGCTTACCGGCATCCCGTTTGTTTTTGACACAACCCCTTTCTCGTCTACAACCGCAGCATAAATGTCGTAATCCCTTCCATTTCGAAAGTCCTCCCATACAATGAGGAATCGCTTTCCGTCAAAGGAGACCGATGGGTATCCCTGGACATTCGGCGCATTACAGACAAGGATGCCATCGGGATCCAGCGATGATCCCGTGGCCGGATCAATCCGCGCGCAATAAATATCGGCAGCATCTTCAACTGGTTGCCGAGCGCCATCCCTCCAGGCCACGAGATAGACGGAAGTGCCGAACGCCACGCACGGGTTGTTTTGGCGTATCTCGGGCGCGCGACATTCAGGCGCCGCTTTCAGGGACGGGAGAATTTCCAACGGCCCGATATGGTCTGCAACCGCATCTTGAAAAAATATGAAAATGAGTATGAGAACCAGCCAAGGATTCATCAGGCTACCGGTTTGAAAAGGTGGTTCTGACCATCCAACTGGGCCAACTATAAGGAGAAGGTGTTGAGTACAGCCGCCCCTGGGCATCGATTGCCTTAACGGATCCGAGTTCCCAAGCTTCCTTTAGCATGGCCTTTTGCCGAACGGGTCTAAAAACACCATCTTTGTAAAGATGCCGCACCTCCCCCGCAAAGATTCTGCGGACATTAAATTCATCGCCGCCGCCGGTATAAATAACACCTGCATTCGGGGAATAAACGGCAAATACGGTGTGAAAACCGGAATCTAAAAGCCCCTTGCCATCCATTCGCTTTAATCCGCCCCCCGCATACCGCTTAATTTCTCCTGAGGTTTCATTCAGCGACCAAATTTCTTTTCCGCCATTGGGCATCCAGAAGAATATACCGTCCGTCGTCACATGGGCCCCGCCAACATGCCCTGCTCTGAATTGCTTGAGCCCGGCCGCCCGCAAATCGTCGCCGTCGGCAATCAGCATCGCCTTTTTTTCATCGACCACTATTTTCCATATCCCACCTGCCCCCGCAAAATAACAAGCCTTGCCATCGTGGGTTACAGCAAAATTGGTGGCGCACCCCTCCTCCAAATCAGTGGCTTTAACCCAAGATGATTTCGACACAGCTTTGGTTTTAAGCGTCCCCCCACCCGAAACCGTTGTAACGTGCCAGGAACCATCGGTGTGTTTGGTCAATTTACGAAGTCTTTTATTCATCATATCAGAAACGTAAACATTGCCGAACTGATCTGTTTTTATGTCTAAATCATTATAAGCGCGATAACCGAAGTCAAATTTTGCCTGATCGCCCGGGCCATCCCGAAAGCCTTTTTCGCCGGTGCCCGCAATGATGTAATCCGTACCTTCAGACGAAATCCAATGAACCTGGGCATTCTGCGGTTCGGCCACAAACATGCTTCCATTTGGACCCATGGCCATTACCGCAAAGTCTCCTCGGCACGCTTCTCTGGCCGGACCGCCAAGGCCTTCGGGAACGGAAATTCTCGTATAGGCAATGTGCTCCGCATAAAGCGCGCGCCCGGTGGGTATATCCGCCAAAATTCTCGTTCGATTTTCAGCGCACACCCCTGTGGTGATTCCTGCACAGGTGATGAAAAGACCGATAAGAACAAATCCCCACGAACGAGGGCGGCTGTGACACATTGCACATGCCATGGCTATTTAATATCCATGCTGATACGGCACTATGGGGTATCCCAGAGTGTCATCAACTTAGAATCCCCGACAATGCTGTAGATTTTTTCAATCTCTTCCCGGGCCAAATTCTCTTTCCACTTAAAAGCTGTTTTAACCGGGTCTTTCCGAATGCCCCAATAGCCATCCGTTTCCCGGTCCGTTGATTTAAGCAGAAAATCTTTTGTTTTTTCGGTGAAGTCCCAGTTCAGGAATTCAAATATTTCCTTTGATTTCTCGATGGGATCAAGGCAAAGCGCTTCATAAGTTACGAGTTTGAAATTGGGGATGGACACCCTGTCCGGCAACCCCTGTTCCTCGTGAACGGATCGCCAGATTTTCGCCCATCCCTCAACGCCTTGTTTCCCCATCCCATATTTTTTCCCCTCCACGTATGAGAGCACATTTCCGCATGGATGCCGAATGATGAATATGATTTTGGGCCGGCCCAGCGCGCTTGAAATCCAATCGATCCCCCAGTCAAATTCGACTATCTTGGAAACAAATTTTATCCCTCTGTTTTTATAAAACAGCTTGAAGAACCGGTCACTCAGTATCAAAGGGAAAAGTTTCGTCAGGGGATATAGATTCAGGTCCATAAACAGTTTTTTAGAGGGCGTTTTATGCCCCGTGGTATGTGCGTTTTTCAACAACGCCGTGCCTTTAAACGCATCGACCAACATGGCCGAAGCTTTCTTCGTGCACCCTTCTTTTTCAATGAGTTGCTGTAAAGGGATAAAAAGGTCGCACTTCTTCAAATTGTTGGGTTCATACCGGTACATCACATGCGGGTCACTTTCTAAAATTTTCCCAAGCCATGATGTGCCGCTTCTGGCAAGACCGATAACTAAAACGACGTCCTTAAAATTTTCGACGAACATATTTCCTCTTTCAATTGGTATGCGTTAACTCGCCAACTTCAAACTAATTCCCAAAAGATATGTTTCATCTGGGGCCAAATCTTCTCCCAGCTATGTTTGTCCGCGGTCTCTTTTCCAGATATCGAGAGCCTGTGGCACAATTCCCGATCGCCGGCCAGACGAACCATATTCATCGCCAATGCTTGGTAATCCCCGGGGTCGACCATCAATACATCTCTTTGATCTTGCACCAGATAGGGAATACCACCTGCAGAGGTCGTCACCACCGGCACGCCCACCGCAAAGGCTTCAAGGATAGAATTGGGATAATTATCGACTCGAGACGGATTGATAAAAATATCCGATTGCGCCAAATGCGCCGGAATCTTTGCCGGATCAATCTTCCCTAACAGCGTGACATCTTCTTCCAGTGAAAGCGCCTTAATGATATGCTCAATAGCCGTCCGCAGGCTGCCATCTCCGATTAGGGTCAATTTGGCGCCTTGAATTTTTTCCTTGGCGAGCTTGAAGGCGCGAACTGCGGTTTCAACATCGTAATATGGTTCGAAATTACGGGTACATATGAACCTGTCCCCTCTTCTTTGGCTCGGCTTTCGGTGCTG
It contains:
- a CDS encoding heparinase II/III family protein — encoded protein: MKILLVLVVVFCGLFPEAANADNHMTVDERLVGDNYRLQHPRLPHPEFPELLEKHYNIHRKKQYKDVRELLLVYLATKEPALLVKIKQLVNADLPGSVFNKINELSLAYDWAYNDLDNETRKQFLERITRYTKFAVEYYKKHRISPYNDVGYVRIGYSFVVGAIVSYPDHPDSENLIRFAKKVLLDIYLPVWKQIMGDGGGWHEGIEYLHVGVGRVVAPALHAWGYATGNDLFQQNKWLEELIYYPIYTTRPDMTPLRLGDINDASLSRFKGMCALAAIYANPYGIWWLTNGKGFDEKSNWTDCVWPWYEKVSPVPIMADVSNLPLHRHFKGIGLVTMRGGWSEDDVYGTFKVGDNYWSHQHFDSGTFTLYRRGALAIDSGSYTAGYSSDHHMKYQMQTIAHNCITVTDPLDVDTSSKWKLPNDGGQRRVGSGGYNNSPDHLAAWMKSVDDYEMGDIVTISMNKTYVHVLGDVTSAYTNSKTGSGDYRARTPRVEKWLRNFLYIRPEIFIVFDRVSSFKATYKKKWLLHSINEPLVADAKITIDRLEQVENGRNWHGSLKHASGKKRKLYQYNGRLFLYPLLPEKHVVEKVGGYGKEFIVDGFNFNTGRKGVISTDPTKGPQEPGAWRIEISPKDSRKYDTFFNILIPLNADDKNDYKVELNSVILGDIASTHISKNDQHFYVSFKSTIENKEDPEQIRYKLHSENSNGEHYLFGFSPGTCYSLSHDSKQNQTVFLNKTSMQKGVLVICADKNGAIFFTTDATK
- a CDS encoding glycosyltransferase, with translation MPVDGFQPKTPYPNGRVIMMPYPYVSVIIPVLNAEKHIDVCLNALKEQTYPEDSYEIIAVDNGSSDNSFQKLSNRGINVGLIRKKGRSRALNKALEMARGDIICSTDISCIADPDWIRSIVKSFENPEVGCVAGEIRLIKYPKNRVIEFQDRVNYMSPMYAAERVSLPFLPYADGANASFRRSVFEKLGFFDEAFFKAADVEICYRILMLSDYKIVFDKNAVVWEYGEPSLFSLLKQRYRIGLGQILIEKKYNALFHKKKLSLRKFYWAGAELLAGISRIEGIKSHMLYDKLVFLLMRLWQKIGNTYGRINLKNYRIENFNPEHVKRFADEFDREKVKKRIMVKA
- a CDS encoding sulfotransferase, which codes for MNSRDRSPVFLFCSGHRSGSTLLQRILIESGEIMVWGETGGALDYLFLASEGYRQMLGAGGDRFRFGFGGNGNQQRESFLAAGENRAHLWIPCINPPQQTIMRGFRRFIDELYAQSTTDLGYQRWGVKKVRSGLETALFMRTLFPEARFIFLVRNPVACMLSIKRHKWMDHPTDRKALDIYIAQWIKTAGSFKDADFGFHIRYEDLVADTQKRSALFDYLGIRGVRHDFFSRSRPKGKTDDLMKLGFMEKLKTNLKTADIAKYYGYA
- a CDS encoding glycosyltransferase; the protein is MDMPLVSVIIPCFNGEVFLRDAIDSVLHQSYANIEIVVVNDGSTDNTAGIMAGYGKKIKPVHQKNQGHSSARNSGIANSTGRYIAFLDCDDYWDHRFVELMLAEIVEKKAAIAYCGWQRVGNKPGEPFIPPDYENDQKLHSLFRFSALWPIHAALVQRDYLPEPAFNTAYQACVDYDLWLRVAGTNPICLVPEVLAFYRFHSHGQVTSNQARSGYFNLLVKERFLSDFPDIATALGPDRIREYCAGAYLKRTYRCLWEGDIQAAHEMFRYAVKRRMITSKDWKYALPALMPLKAYRQLADWRGLKGEG
- a CDS encoding sulfotransferase produces the protein MFVENFKDVVLVIGLARSGTSWLGKILESDPHVMYRYEPNNLKKCDLFIPLQQLIEKEGCTKKASAMLVDAFKGTALLKNAHTTGHKTPSKKLFMDLNLYPLTKLFPLILSDRFFKLFYKNRGIKFVSKIVEFDWGIDWISSALGRPKIIFIIRHPCGNVLSYVEGKKYGMGKQGVEGWAKIWRSVHEEQGLPDRVSIPNFKLVTYEALCLDPIEKSKEIFEFLNWDFTEKTKDFLLKSTDRETDGYWGIRKDPVKTAFKWKENLAREEIEKIYSIVGDSKLMTLWDTP
- a CDS encoding glycosyltransferase family 4 protein, with the translated sequence MNDSGNPFLNVVIVAPIPPPFGGMANQAFLLKKLLEKERVCVTIIPTNRSTETIERFVGNIPAIRTLLREVVFLWRLISGCRPTAIIYILGCSHLYYFFNVIPAVIIGKILSNRVIVNYRGGEAEDFFHNFGKRFLWVLKQADFVTVPSAFLKKVFERFGVRSLVLPNIIDLDLFQHRKPSQRRGDRFICTRNFEPYYDVETAVRAFKLAKEKIQGAKLTLIGDGSLRTAIEHIIKALSLEEDVTLLGKIDPAKIPAHLAQSDIFINPSRVDNYPNSILEAFAVGVPVVTTSAGGIPYLVQDQRDVLMVDPGDYQALAMNMVRLAGDRELCHRLSISGKETADKHSWEKIWPQMKHIFWELV